A genome region from Nocardiopsis exhalans includes the following:
- a CDS encoding NAD(P)-dependent alcohol dehydrogenase, translating to MRAVVFENYGEFPSLTEVPKPEPGPGEVLLRVAGAGACHSDISVYRVFQEGQPGAQKPPFVLGHENAGWVESLGSGVSERVEVGAAYMVYGPIGCQHCRKCAVGLETYCENAAAMPYAAVGLGRDGGMAEYMTVPERHLIPLGEADPVAAAPLADAGLTPYHAIKQALPHLNGGGRYALVIGLGGLGQIGVQILRALSGATVIATDVKEEARARAEANGAITVGAGERQAEQIRELTGGRGVDAAFDFVGVGPTVSTAAACVAQGGRVSIVGIAGGTHEFSFFTNPYESYLTNTYWGSVGDLWEVVDMYRTGQIRPEIERFTMDDALEAYRKLEAGEVNGRAVVVPNER from the coding sequence ATGCGCGCAGTCGTGTTCGAGAACTACGGAGAATTTCCGTCGCTCACCGAGGTCCCCAAGCCCGAGCCGGGCCCCGGGGAGGTCCTGCTCCGGGTCGCCGGGGCCGGGGCCTGCCACTCCGACATCAGCGTGTACCGGGTGTTCCAGGAGGGACAGCCGGGGGCACAGAAACCGCCGTTCGTCCTGGGGCACGAGAACGCGGGCTGGGTGGAGTCGCTCGGTAGCGGGGTGAGCGAACGGGTCGAGGTCGGCGCCGCCTACATGGTGTACGGGCCGATCGGCTGCCAGCACTGCCGCAAGTGCGCCGTGGGCCTGGAGACCTACTGCGAGAACGCCGCGGCCATGCCCTACGCTGCGGTAGGGCTGGGCCGGGACGGTGGCATGGCCGAGTACATGACCGTTCCCGAACGGCATCTGATCCCGTTGGGTGAAGCCGATCCGGTGGCCGCGGCGCCGCTGGCCGACGCCGGGTTGACCCCCTACCACGCGATCAAGCAGGCCCTGCCGCACCTGAACGGCGGCGGCCGGTACGCGCTGGTGATCGGGCTGGGCGGGCTCGGACAGATCGGGGTGCAGATCCTGCGGGCGCTGAGCGGGGCGACGGTGATCGCCACCGACGTCAAGGAGGAGGCTCGCGCCCGGGCAGAGGCCAACGGGGCGATCACGGTGGGCGCCGGGGAGCGGCAGGCGGAGCAGATCCGGGAGCTCACCGGCGGCCGGGGGGTGGACGCGGCCTTCGACTTCGTGGGGGTGGGTCCGACCGTGTCCACGGCGGCGGCCTGTGTGGCCCAGGGTGGTCGGGTGAGCATCGTCGGCATCGCGGGCGGCACGCACGAGTTCTCGTTCTTCACCAACCCGTACGAGTCGTACCTGACCAACACCTACTGGGGTTCGGTGGGCGACCTGTGGGAGGTCGTGGACATGTACCGGACGGGGCAGATCCGCCCGGAGATCGAGCGCTTCACCATGGACGACGCCCTGGAGGCCTACCGGAAGCTGGAGGCGGGCGAGGTCAACGGACGCGCGGTCGTGGTGCCCAACGAGCGCTGA
- a CDS encoding VOC family protein, giving the protein MFDTTRAFGSFAVPDTGAALAFYRDTLGLDVRYVPGMEEHGLLEIVLGHDHGVLVYPKPDHRPAVFTVLNLPVDDIDAAVDHLTDRGVGMLRYEGFEQDEKGIARDGKPYVAWFADPAGNTIGLIQE; this is encoded by the coding sequence ATGTTCGACACCACCAGGGCCTTCGGCTCCTTCGCGGTCCCCGACACCGGGGCCGCCCTCGCCTTCTACCGGGACACCCTGGGTTTGGACGTGCGGTACGTCCCCGGTATGGAGGAGCACGGCCTGCTGGAGATCGTCCTCGGCCACGACCACGGGGTCCTCGTCTACCCGAAGCCGGACCACCGGCCCGCCGTGTTCACCGTCCTGAACCTGCCCGTCGACGACATCGACGCCGCCGTCGACCACCTCACCGATCGGGGCGTGGGCATGCTCCGCTACGAGGGCTTCGAGCAGGACGAGAAGGGCATCGCTCGCGACGGAAAGCCCTACGTCGCCTGGTTCGCGGACCCGGCGGGCAACACCATCGGCCTCATCCAGGAGTAA